A region of the Festucalex cinctus isolate MCC-2025b chromosome 8, RoL_Fcin_1.0, whole genome shotgun sequence genome:
CAAGACTTACACTTGACCTGCATTCACCTTAGATCGTTGTTATGGCAACACATTTGCACTATGGACTGAGGATCAACAGTCTATGTCCCCATCCAGGTTAATCTATCCTATGTGTCCTTCATGAGCATAAATCATCCATCACCACTGACTACTGTACAGCTTTGCAATGATAATAGTCCATAATCAGCCTTGTGGCAAATCAGCATCATCCACACATCTCCCCCCTCTTGTCCCACATCCAGCATTAGTTGAATAATTTATGCTGTACCCAGGAGAGATGGCTTTGCGTGACCTCCGGCTCCCAGAGTCACACATTAATCTGACCTTAAAGTCACAAAACTTCAACAAATATTGTcatgatttattaaaaaaaaaaaaagcgtgccTCACTGTTAGCTGTGTATGATGTTAGTATATGGCAAGCATACCAACAATGCAACAGTGCATGTACTGTAATTACACTTAAAATCTGCTGAATGCagaaatttaattttgaatcattactgccacctgtggttgaaaaataaaacggcACAGGGTTTTGCCTCTGAAAACTCTGGGCTGAGCTTGCACTCATAATAAGCAGTCAGCCACAGCAGGTGGtgtctgctgccaactgctggagACCACAAGCAACTGCAGTTTTGCTCTTGCCaactttgtaaatatagttaCAGTACCAGTCACAATAAAGTTACAGGCACCAAGTAACAACATCTTAAAGATCaggcctttttttaaaatagctcaCTGATAATTGGGCTTGGTGAAGCATGTAATGGctcatattcatcttttaatcttaaaaaaaataaaaataaaaataaaaaaaaaagaaaaaaaaaaaagactccagtATCCAACAAAAATACATGAATAGAGGTTGCTGTTCCAATATTTTGGAGTAAACCGTATGTGGTAGTGATGAAAAGGTAAACACTTGCATATATttatagtaggggtgtcaaaataagTGTCAATTTTGAGTTcttttaacatccatccattttcttgaccgcttattcttcacatggaggtgctggagcctatctcagctggctctgggcagcaggcggggggacaccctggactggtcgccagccaatcgcagggcacacatgaAGAATCAATTATGAACAacataaaagtgtaaaaaatgttaaacagaaacatggctgcattttgataaagtaatttcataataattcataacacTGAGGTAAAATTAATAAGATGCactgtactaaaaaaacaaaaacaaaaaaacgagtgCGATATTgaattgtgttggtcatttttctgccactagatggcataattgcttctgtaagacggtgacagctgcgtgcatttttcttttcatattaagagctaattTTTAACTTGAaggaacttgtgaaattctgcacatttttataattgtaaaatacaacatcaccccagtctccacaaatatatgcattattattacatttattactgctaaattatgacgtggacgtgtttgctgtgttgcgactggaattccctcaGTGCAaattttccaagtaaggggcggtcattaatcgtgcgttacAAAAATAGTGGCGTTAAGAATAATATgaaaacttgggaaaaaaaaactattttattgtacatttagaacagatataaaatttgttattaatcgtgagttaactattgaagtcatgcaattactTACGATTAAGTTTAATTACCTGACACCCCTTAATTAATAGATGAAAAATGTTGCAGATATTTATCTGTTAAATCATTGGTCCtaattattctaaaaaaaaaaaatcatgatcaGTGTCTTCACATTGCTGAATTTCATTACAAAGTTAATTTGAGAAAATACTATTTCACATGCGTGTATCAAAATGGCAGCCCTTTGCATTAACCAGTGCCCAAGAAGAAGCTCTCAGTTtcaaaaggttggtgaccccaTCATTTGTTTGACCTTGACTGGACATTGGCCTGTTTGGAGGGGACGGTTTGGTTTCaagccaaaaacaacaacaacaccaatgCTCATGGATTGTTGACATCCCAGCAGGTGATTGGCTGAAGTTGACCCTCTCCCCATTCCCACGTGCCACTGTTTCATTCACATTTAAAACCTGGCCTCTAACCTCCATACATCAATTCGACTCGCTCGCTCTGTCTGACTCAAGAAGCTTAAAAATGGACCAAGTCAAACACACGGGGGAGCTGATGCACGCTGAGGGTATGGACTCGAGAGGTTTGACCGAGGAAACGGTGAAAAAGCTGATCAACCACTCGCAGGAGGCAAAGAAGCAAGCGTACTGCCCTTACAGCAAATTCAGAGTCGGAGCAGCTCTCTTGACTGTTGACAACTGCTTGTTTACAGGTAGTGTACTTCATTAAAGCCAATTCTGGATAGTAATCAAATTGattgttgtttatatttatttgtctgTTATTTTTGGGCAATAGTTTGGTATAATTTGAGGGAATTCTCAATGTTACATAACCATATCGGCAGCAAAGCCATATGATTTGGAAAACAATCAGCAATAAGGGGTAATAAAcaggaaaaatgtgaaaataaaaaaggcatgCTTACAGACaactttaattaataaataaccaGACACTCATGGGTGGGTTTTCCAGGGAACATGTCAAGGTAGGGGGAGGTCATAGAATAGAACAGAACATTGAGTAATTTGGGTCCCCCCCGTTTTACTGTTATTATGAGATAATGTGGCTCCCTCTGACTAGCAAGTAACCCATTAACAATAATACACTGGAAAAGAATTGAATTTAGTTAATTTGATGattgtacataaataaaatgtgttaaactAATGTATttatgtgattgtttttttaggaaaagCGGGGAAATCATTTTACTGCATTTTAATCACGTGCGATCACAAATTTAGCtgtttattaataatattactatgatcattattattacgGCAGGgtagcaattaatcaaaatgatGTGGAAGAGCGGAGAGTGCAAAGGCTGTTTGATTCGTCATGGTACCAAATGTTTTTTCTTAGGGGTAAATTTGAGGTAACAAGTGTATTTGTTTAGATGGTTATGGACAATGGGCCACGATACTACTATGATAATCCACATTTACTGCATGTATTGTAATGTACACTGCAAAAAATGGACTTAAAAACAAGAAACTAAGTaatgaaattatattttaagAAAAAGGGAAATCACAGTTGTCTTAAAACTTGTGTACTATCGACACTTATAGTTATGCTCTTTCTAATTTTAAGATAAACTTAATCGTAACCAGAAATGATAATGTAATAATAGGTTACACATTActaaagaaattttttttaaatcaattgaaTTTCTCTAATAGTTTCGTTTAAAATTGATTTGTGGTCTGTCATTTTTACAACCTAATTAACCTAAAATGAATCTTAATCTAAAGTTTAGAAAAAGCTTTACAACAAATCTATTAACTCTCTTGGACACTTAACTCTCTGAGAAGTATCATATAACTCCATCTCTTCCTGACACTCTGGGGGCTTTACAGCATTACGACTATCAAGATTGATAgtcagtatgttttttttttgtttttttttagataaaaacaagtgaaaatggCACAGAAGGAAGCTCATTTGTGTGCAGATTAATTTCCACTCATTACAGTGACTTGTCAGctcatcaagtttttttttttttttttattattttatgattcatgACTGCTAGACCATTGAAATACGTTTTGGGAAGAGAACATAATAGCCACAAGTGCAGACCACGATGGGTGCCATGTCCACATTTAAATCAATGACAGTGTGCATAGCAattagtgcaattttttttgtgctaattaAAATAGAAGTCGAACATGAATATGAGGAGGGTTCAAGTTGATGTTGGTGTGCAACATATATTATAATACCAAGTTACCAACGATGTATTTGGTAAATGAAgcaagatgtttttgttttttattttggaaatgcGAAGATAATATTTATCTTGATTAGGTTGTACTTTTTGCGGTCTACGATTCAAACACGATCACCAACACCGATCACTATACATGTCTCCCACGCAGGATGCAACGTGGAGAATGCATGCAACAACCTGGGAATATGTGCTGAGAGGAATGTCATTTCGAAAGCAGTGTCTGAGGGCTACACTTCATTCAAGGCCATTGCAATTGCCAGGTAGGATCAACAATGACTACTAACTGGGGGCGGGAAGAACTCATCCATGATCGCACAAGAATGCAGCATCACCGTTGCTTTGTTTAAAAGCACGACTGAGTTCACAGGGTTCAGTGTGTGACCTCGCCAAAGACAGAGAGTTGACAAACAAGTGAGGTTATAACAGACTCACCTCAGCCTGGGCCGATGTCAACGTGAACTTGATGTTTTCTTGTATGATTGTTTCTTCTTTTATCTGTTTGTGTAGTGACATGACTGACCAGTTTATCTCTCCATGCGGTGGCTGCAGGCAGTTTATAAGAGAGGTAGGGAACAAAATCTGATTGTGCCtatcaaaactgagcattttttttttttttggcgccaTATAGCGTATGAAACAGATCATGTACTTAATTTTTGTTGTAGGGGGTGCATGATAACGTAAACAGCACATATAACATCACTTAGATGTATTACATCATTTGTATCTCAGTTCGGGCTCAGCTGGGACGTTTACCTGTCAAAGCCTGATGGGTCGTACATGAAGATGAGTGTCAACCAGCTGCTGCCAGTCTCATTCGGGCCTGAAGACCTGGACATGACAAAAGTACTGGACATCTCCAATGAGtactgaaaatgtaatttactgTAACTTAAACTCCCCTTACCACAATTAATAAAAACACTGAATCACGTACTGtatattaaaacatttattagttcaatggaaaataaaatgacatatcaAAGCAATACGCAcatactttaataaatacacttttcaaacatttaaactCTTAAAGTTGTCAAATGCCATAAaagactattattattttttcagcaGCAAACCATTTTATCATATGATTTAAAAAGACGATGGTGAAACTACAGGTTGTCAGTGCAAGCTCACTAAATGCTTATTCATGGTAGATGACCACCATAGTtcatgcatttaaaataaagtaaaagatTGACTGGTTTTAAGGTTCAAGCTTCAAAATGTCAACTACAGTTTAATTATTTCTATATGCTGTCTGCCTCTCGTTCACTCATGAACAGGTGTCATGCAGATCTGATTTTGAATTTGCCTTCAAACATGTTTAACCACAGGCTGTTAACAAACGGTTAAGCATGTGATGGCCATCACACATCACATCTGGCGGTACACGGCAAGtcgtttgttcatttatttaatatcaTACTTGTGTGCTGAATTGCATGTACTAGTACACACTTTGTCCTTATTAGTATAACAATTGAGCGCACCAGTAGAATGACTGTCCTACGacagtagtcttttttttttctttttcttttttcctactattgtgttctactgaAGTGATTCTCAAAGCGTGGTACATGGGGAAACTCTAGTGGTGCGGGAGGATCActgaattaaatattaaaactgtgcataatgttagtgtcttaaatgttttttaatctAGTAATCAATTTGTTAAGTacagttatttattttcccatggggaagtcaaccttattaaacatttcttgacaataataaatgatatgtgacctcactagtataaacatgacattctgattaatattacatttgtggaatatgagttataaagcaaaatcaaaacatttttatccatctcagggggcggccattttgccacttgctgtcgactgaagatgacatcacagttgctcagggctcaggcaacgaccaatcacagctcatcaatTTATGAAGCCGAGTTATggttggttgttacccgagaccctgagcaacggtgatgtcattttccctcgacagcaaatgacaaaatggctgccttctgatctTGATAACTGCTGTatctgctgcttaactcatattccaccagaataccgtatttagactagtggggcagcatagaaaatattttgtccagattttttggggggtgtagACTTCCTCTTTTTGTGTTCTAACTGTGCATAATCTTACAATAATATTGAATATAATATTTAGGAATAAAagccagattattattattttttttacaagcctACAATGCTAATGCATTTTACTGCAGGTCAATATGGTGGTACTAGAGAGCaaagtattttttaatgtgatAGGTGGtcaaaaaagttaatttagAACCCTGCTATGATATGGTACCactttatgacatttttgcacaCAAGTAGAACTAAGGACACACTAGTGAAAGCTAGATGTTAAATGGTATAATTTTAGATGAGTAACATGTAGCTGTTCTGCTAGTGTCCCCTAGTCATTCTACTAGTGCGCTCAtcttactagtgaggacaaagagtgCACTAGTCTGATAGGGAATAAATGCTCATACCATAGTAGTAAAAGGTTTACTCAGTGTAGTACTTTGTGATTGGATAATTCAGTTATTGTGTCTAGTgcaccccctccccctttcccaaaacaaaacataacaaaacaaaacatacaggtCTTCATTGAGCTACTAAAAATAGAAGCATCACAAATTCTGGAAACCTACAAACGATCACCGCGCCAGCTCTGGAGCAGCACaaagaaacattttaaataataattccacaaacaacagaacttaaaaagaaaacaagagcaCAAAGGGTGAGCACTACCTTGGTGACGCCGGCCTCAGCTCTCCGTGGGGATGCTATCAGCGGCATGGAGGGAGGGCCAGGAAGGCACGTGCCATCTTGGCAGAGTACCCTCCATTAACCTTTCCATCCACAGTCCCAGGCGGTCAAGCTTGTGGTGCACCTCTATACTCGTGGCCCTACTGGAGCCTCTCTTGGACCTAACCCCATCCTCTCTAGAATGGGATCGGGATCGAGAGTCCGAGCTTGACCGAGACCTGGATCGGGATTTTCTCCTGCTGTCAGAGGAGAATGATGACGCCGAGACTGACGAAGCATCGCTCAGATCGTCCCCAGTGAAGACAGGTCTGAAGTGGCAAAAGTATTTCTTGTAGCCATTCAGGGCCAATACGTGGCCGGAGTAGTCTGATGAGTCCTCATCCTCGTCGGAATGACTTGCGCTGCGTGACGTGTCTGAGCACGAGTGGAAGAGTGAGGGCATCCAGTGGTGATGCTTGTCAGCGTTGAGGAAGGAGAAGTGGATAGTCTGAGTCCTGTGGTGGCAGAAAGTTTCAAATGGGCAATTAAACACATTCAACGCTTACACTTTAATTCCTGAGCagcacagggggaaaaaaaaccccaaacaagCAAACACTTACCCAGAGAAAGAAAAGACCTCCTTGGCAAATTTGCGCAACAAGGCGTTCTTAGAGGCATTGGTGAGCACCAGTACAACATTGATGTGGCCCGGCCGCAGCTTGACCAAGTTACTGATGTACGTTATATCAGTCAGCTCTGTAACCTCCACAAAATCCTTCTTGGGGGGGCGGCTGCATGGACCAGGGATAAGAAGAAATTACATGGGTTTTACAGTGAACTACAGGGCATTATTTGGATTGCAAGGAAGAAAAAATTTGCACCAAGCCCTgaccctttaaaaagtattgcaGATTGGCTGAGTAGAAAACAGACCTTTTGATGAATTTATCTAGCCCTATATGTGTAACCACGGTTACCTTGAGGTAGTAGATCGACTTGATGCATCATCGTCGTTTTGAGGTTGCTCCTTTGGTGTTGGATTCCGGGGTTTGGTCTCACCTGGttcgctaaaaaaataaaaataaaaataaataatcaacagaATAGAAAAAGGAATACTCCATGTTAACATAAATAGGTCTCCTTTATTCAACTGGTAAACTATCATTAAAAACCTTCATCTCTCACCTGAAGGCCTGAATAATGACTGTTCCGAAGAGTATGAAAAGAGCTGAGAAGATCAATGACAGGATGGGCATCATCTCTCGCCTTGAAAGAAGACACATCACATCTTGATGTTTCCTTCTGCCTCTTTTCTGACTATGAAAAATGTAGTCTCACCAGTTTGAGTAGAGAAGGCCATCGTAAATTTGATGGATGTAATCATAAGCAGCATTCAGCCACTCAATCAGGAACATCTGTAGAGAGAGAATATTTAAAACTGTTAGAACAGTCCAGGAAAACCGCTCCGCACTGTGTGTTGTATCTTACTGGGGCCATCTCATTGTTGAGCTCTGGCAAGGTGGCGTCCGAGGTCAGATAAGTGGGGTCCTTTTGAACAAGCTCCAGATGCTCAAGAAGGCGGTACTTGTCTTCTTCGCTGCCATTCCACCCACCAATCACAGAGAGGTACAACACCTTGCCGGCCGGGCTCCGTCTCTCAAGAATAACCACCTGAAAAGCACACATTTCTGATGAATATTGTGCTGCACTTATTATGAAACGTTTCTCCTCGTTTGTCAGTTTATGtattaattaggggtgtcaggtgagtaaaaattgtaatcgtaaattgatcacatgacttcaaaggTTAACACAAAATTAATTGCACTAGGGATGCCCCGATcgcgatcacgtgatcggaaaccAAGTCGCTAtcacgtcattttcagctgaacggtattgggaaaaaatgatcggggttttcatttttggcgtttttccaccaacaagcccaggaactttgagttctgggtaaagggagttcttggtggtaaaagttcagcagggaatttatgaTTTGTGTTTCCAGAGCGTCTTGCATTTCTCTGTAATTAATCCAAATGACTTTGATTGAGTCCtgccgatgtaaaaacaacgcccccaaatttgaccaatcagccttggtcattgcagcccgccccctcaaagttcctgcctggctcagcaagaccctgctgctgagatagtacttggatgccccctggggaatttaattaccctggtaattgttgttggtggaaaaacgtgcGAACTGAATTtgaccaaggtaaactgaaaaactGATGCGTTGCTGGAATTactccagtacaggctttccaagtaaggagtGGTCATTAATtgcatgtttaaaaaattagtggactaactcaaaattaatccaCCCCTAGTATTAATGTTGTTTACTTTAAACAACATacattttccacacacaaaataaaatatctaaGAGTATGTAAAATTCATCCATGTCACTGACCTGGGGGGAGACTACAGCCTGGTTAGGAAGCAGAGCCTGGCAGAGAGGCTGCTGCCGATGCTGGTAAACGTACACGAATCGTAGCACGTCCTTCGTGTTGAATGTGGCAAAGTCCATGAAGGCCTTATTTCGGGGAAGAAAAGCTTGGTCGTCGTTGGTGATCAGTAGCACGCAATACCTGCAAAACAATGGTCTCCTTTCATTCACTTTCCTTAGGTGGGaattcaaagtaaaaaaaatattctttacttCCTGCGTCTGTGAAACTGCTTGACAGGACACAGCTCATCAAACAGCTGCTGGTTGACCAGTCTGGGAACCTGAAGGAACTTGTTGTTGGAGACAAACACATCCATAATCTTCCAATTTAGTCCTCTAGCCTGCaacataaaacaacaataaaagggGGGGGAGGTGGAGAAGATCATTCGCTACTCAGTACATTTTGTACGATGCCTAAGGAGTATTTGTGAGTTTTGAATCCAACGTGAGTCTGCGTGTGTGGAAAGTACCTGGATGATGTCCACTGGATTTTTGGTGTCCTCTTTAAATAGCAGCATGATGGGGAAATTTGAGTTTAGGTTGAACTGACGCAGGAGCTCAATGTTGTGTGTGTCGCCCTGGTCTACGTAACCAAAATGAACATAGTCTCTGAAGGCAAATGCTGTTAACTGAAGAGCACAAGGAGGAAAGCACTTTAATTTGGATACATTTTCAAACTGGAGGAGAACAAGATTTCAAATAACTGGCGCTGAAGTACTTCTAACACAAGAAGGTGTACTGGAGTATtgctgccacaaaaaaaaggacaagtTTCTTCTCGTGGTAAACTGGTAACAACTGGTAACaacaaggtaaactgaaaagttctccaaaaggtCCAGCtgtggaaaaacgcctattgTGTATACAGTCAGCACGCTTAGTATTCATAGTTTTGAGGACTAAATCTGAAAACAAGCCTCACCTTGTACACAATGGGAACGTTGAAGTCTTGGTCAAACAAAAGAACGCTGGGTTTATTTTCAACATGCCAGCTGTCCAGAAATTTCTGGTAGTTGTCATCAGTGATCTGGGGAATAAACACACACCTCAAAATCCTGTAACATATTTGTACCCTTCCCACAATGGATGCATTGAATTTGTGTTTTCTTGGGCTTTATCTACCTGACAAAGACAAAGAAAGAAGTATGGTGCAAAACTGGGAGAATTTTAAAGAACATAAAGTATAGCTGGCATCAAGCCAGAACCTCCAATGTTACAATATGGTAACATTCGTATTTTTGTGCAACCTATACTATCGGTAAACTCCACGCGTatggcttttttaaaaaaatttttttttttttttaaacaaactatttACCAATCTAAATtggtgaaaatggcttgctcccTTTTAAGGATTAGATTTATATTAGTcatatatttttaggtttaatAATTAGGATTTACAGTATAAACAAAGGATTGACGTgatgtgttttcattttaggTGGGTTTAATTCCTCAATCAaagctgtggaaaaaaaaaagatgagataaAGTATGAGTACTATGAAAatcaggactcgggttcgagtccaggctccggccttcctgggtggagtttgcatgttctccccatgcctgtgtgggtcttctccgggtaccccggtctcttcccacattccaaaaacatgcatggcaggttaattgggtgctctgaattgcccctaggtgtgcttgtgagtgtggatggttgttcgtctctgcgtgccctgcgattggctggcaaccagtccagggtgtcccccgctactgcgccagctccccccgcgacccttgtgtggaataagcagtcaagaaaatggatggatggatggagactaTGAAAATGTATACTTAAGTAAAAAGtgtattttgcaaaaattaATTCTCATTGCCCAATTTGGGAATATTTCCAAAACACCTCGGCTGAATTTCCGACATAATCAGACAGTTATCACCCCTTTGCAATCCGCAGAGGAAGTTCTCTGTatcagtgttgttgttttttaccctTTCCACCAAATTTTGGGGAAGAAGGTCCTCAATGAACTGTCGCAGGTGTTCTCGAACGATGGCCTGATGGAAGAAGGTCACTCTGCCGTTCACCAGTCCGATGATGGAAGGAGCGCGGTGAGCTCCCAACTGATTGGCCAGACGACGCTCATAACCCAGGTCCACAATGCCGATGCCCACACCTAGTGGAAAAGTGCAATGAAATGCAGCATTAGCTCACACAGGAGTGCCAAATACGGTTTTAATGTgctgagtacattttttttttcttaccgctTGCGAGGGCATTATAATACGTTCTAACTAGCAAGGGTAGGCCgtaataaattaattaccgTCGATGTTACTATGGTTGTTCACATTGCATGGAAAAAAACAGATCGATTTTGCATatggcccccaaaaaataaacaaaataaaaattctgaacCTGCAGTGTGAACATTTGATTAATCATTGCAACTCAAGTTCATgttcaacagcaaaaaaaaataaatgtttgtggcaTCAGAATTAGGCTTACCCAGTGGCTCAAGTTCCTGCACAGTTTCCTTCCACACAGGCTCTATGTGGATGCAAGCAAAGCACCAATCAGAGGTCACTTTGATGAGGTACGGCCTCTTGTGGCTGTCTGGAAGGACATCGCTGTTAAACTGAGCGTGATGAAGAAAGTACTTGCTGTCTGCAAAGTCCCTGGACCTGGAGGAGACAGAGATGATATTGACCAGATGGGAAAACGGTCTACAAGACACAAGTACAGTCTATGTACACAATACAAAACTTTAAAAACCAAATTGGAATtaaatttgattgattttgtggTTACATTTTTCCAGATAACACAGCCAATAGCACTCAACACAAATaaagtgaacattttcagcTAATCCATCCGATCAGTATTAGAATCTGCGTGTTAAACTCTGATCAGAGCACCGTGAATAGATATTAAAGAAATGTGGAGATGTATTACCTGGAGAAATGAAAGAAAGACTCATCAAAGTAGAAGTTGTTTTGGAAATGATGCTGTGACTGGCCAAAGGGTTGGTTTTCATCGACCTGCCCATAGCGGTCAAAGTTGGCCCTTCTCTCCTGATTAGACAAAATCTGTGTACAAAATAAGTTGGTTATATACTGCCTTtgtgtagcataaaaaaaatatatatatattttttacgtgATACAGGGCAGATGTGTacaatgtatttgtgcttttgttttgttttttccgagTCATTGTTTTATACATTAGCATGCAAATGTCTTACGCActaatagttattattatgagAATGTCATTCAGTAGAgcacaaatgtgttttgttagTTAGCAGGCTACTTCTTGGTTCATGGAGCCACATCATGTGGTGgtgctattgtttttttttttttttgtgggtggatGCTACCATAGTGATTCAAATGGTGAAAATAAATGGTTTAGTTTTAAGGGAAAAATTTGTACACgtagtttggatttgaaatacATCTTTTCTGACACCCCTTGTATATGAATGACACAAAGGTCTTGATTTGTAGGGACAGTTGACCAAAAATCAAGAATAAGCAACACAATTTTCCACACACCTCATATGACTTTGTAACCTTGATAAACATATCTTCAGCAATGGGGTCTTTATTCTTATCTGGATGCCTGAGGGGGGGGAAACACATTGGACATGAGAAATCTAGACCAGGTTGAAATGGCTGGTGGAATAACAAGCACAGCTGTCACTTAGTGCCACACAACTAGGGGGTTGCAGATTACTCACCATTCTTTGGCAAGGTTCTTATATGCCTTCTTGACTTCTGCTTGGCTCGCACTCCTGCTGACACCCAGCactttataggggtcatatccAGAGGTTGTTTCCACCAAACGCTCAGTAAAAactagcagaaagatggcgagcGCCAGTGGGCATGGCCCAGGATGTGGGCTGTTTCTCACAGCAGTCATCGCTTGTCACTGTCCGTCTACGCTAACAAGTAATGGTTTTAAAACAAACCTGTCAGGCAATGATACACGTTGATAAGCACTAACATTTAAATCGTTTTTTAGTCGTTCAAGGTAAGGCAGATAGCGACATTCCGGTGTTTTAGAAGGCGGAGGTGTATTTTTCCCGGCTAATGGTGGTGCACGTTAGCAAATTGTCAAGTCATGGCAACGAGCTGAATAAGCTTCCGGTTATCAATTTCATAATAAAATTTATATGGCTAAAAAGAAATTATAAATGTACGTTTATGGAAATACTCAACtgcatatttaaattaattgtgGTATTTTCATTTCTGTATGACCATTCCGAAGTAGAATGGTTTCTGAGATAACCCCTCGCTTTGACCTCACAGGGTGCTGTAATAAAGTCATAAAGTAACAATCAGTACATAAACGTAATACCTCTTATTCGCTCGTTCACGAAATTACTTTGATGGTGAAttctgaaaaaatatttaatatgtgGTTTTGATACCCTACCAAAATAACCTTTTCCTCCTGA
Encoded here:
- the cdab gene encoding cytidine deaminase b isoform X2; translated protein: MDQVKHTGELMHAEGMDSRGLTEETVKKLINHSQEAKKQAYCPYSKFRVGAALLTVDNCLFTGCNVENACNNLGICAERNVISKAVSEGYTSFKAIAIARQFIREFGLSWDVYLSKPDGSYMKMSVNQLLPVSFGPEDLDMTKVLDISNEY
- the cdab gene encoding cytidine deaminase b isoform X1 gives rise to the protein MDQVKHTGELMHAEGMDSRGLTEETVKKLINHSQEAKKQAYCPYSKFRVGAALLTVDNCLFTGCNVENACNNLGICAERNVISKAVSEGYTSFKAIAIASDMTDQFISPCGGCRQFIREFGLSWDVYLSKPDGSYMKMSVNQLLPVSFGPEDLDMTKVLDISNEY
- the cdab gene encoding cytidine deaminase b isoform X3 — encoded protein: MDQVKHTGELMHAEGMDSRGLTEETVKKLINHSQEAKKQAYCPYSKFRVGAALLTVDNCLFTGCNVENACNNLGICAERNVISKAVSEGYTSFKAIAIASDMTDQFISPCGGCRQFIREGVHDNVNSTYNIT
- the LOC144023750 gene encoding dnaJ homolog subfamily C member 16-like; its protein translation is MTAVRNSPHPGPCPLALAIFLLVFTERLVETTSGYDPYKVLGVSRSASQAEVKKAYKNLAKEWHPDKNKDPIAEDMFIKVTKSYEILSNQERRANFDRYGQVDENQPFGQSQHHFQNNFYFDESFFHFSRSRDFADSKYFLHHAQFNSDVLPDSHKRPYLIKVTSDWCFACIHIEPVWKETVQELEPLGVGIGIVDLGYERRLANQLGAHRAPSIIGLVNGRVTFFHQAIVREHLRQFIEDLLPQNLVERITDDNYQKFLDSWHVENKPSVLLFDQDFNVPIVYKLTAFAFRDYVHFGYVDQGDTHNIELLRQFNLNSNFPIMLLFKEDTKNPVDIIQARGLNWKIMDVFVSNNKFLQVPRLVNQQLFDELCPVKQFHRRRKYCVLLITNDDQAFLPRNKAFMDFATFNTKDVLRFVYVYQHRQQPLCQALLPNQAVVSPQVVILERRSPAGKVLYLSVIGGWNGSEEDKYRLLEHLELVQKDPTYLTSDATLPELNNEMAPMFLIEWLNAAYDYIHQIYDGLLYSNWREMMPILSLIFSALFILFGTVIIQAFSEPGETKPRNPTPKEQPQNDDDASSRSTTSSRPPKKDFVEVTELTDITYISNLVKLRPGHINVVLVLTNASKNALLRKFAKEVFSFSGTQTIHFSFLNADKHHHWMPSLFHSCSDTSRSASHSDEDEDSSDYSGHVLALNGYKKYFCHFRPVFTGDDLSDASSVSASSFSSDSRRKSRSRSRSSSDSRSRSHSREDGVRSKRGSSRATSIEVHHKLDRLGLWMERLMEGTLPRWHVPSWPSLHAADSIPTES